taatgagttttttattatataaaagttaaataataatttttttattttattgtatttcatacataattcttttatttaaatttaaattagtcgAAGAAAtcacttaatatttaaattatagttgattaaattttatcttaaaaaattctcttaatatttcaattatttgtattgaaattttattttaagttaaatttttttttaaaaaaataattacaatttgttaatatttaaatatttttaatttaattatttaattacattattagtctatttaaatttaaatcaattgaagaaattcttgattaaattttatttatagaaaatgttttttaacatttaaattatgtttattaaaatttttataacttaTATAATCTTTGTAATCTCTAAATCAGATTAAATCAGTTATATCTTAAATCACATAAATTCTATCATTATTTTTACATAACTAAAGGAAATAATTAACGAATATTTTTACATGatctactaataaatttttttatattatagaaattaaataaaatatttaaaaattaaaattaataaaataattaattaataaatttattaaaattttaaatagtatttaatctattttttaaattaatgagctaattaataaattttgcttagtataaaaattaaatagtcaaATTTTCTTacaataatgaaataaaaatatattttataaattaattgcatgaatatatattaaaaaataaattttattgatgaaaataaaattttaaaattattaataataatttaataaaaattataaagaaatataatgatttgataaaatttataataagaaaattaatatttgtagtttcagtttttgattttttaattttaaaaatactttttaatgagtaataaaaataaaaataaaacactgAACatgttttcaaattttttatcaaataaaaaaatagaaaattacaataaaaataaacacattcttaatttatataatttaatataattacttatttaatctttttattttaaatatatatcaattaatttatattttttaaattattaattatttagtctctttttttttgataattaataagtagtcataattttaaaattatagggattgagtaattataattgtaatattataaggattaaatagATAATTGTGTTCTGAAATTGCAGATAAGAGTGATAAGAGCATCTTAGCCATTTCAAATACTAATAATGACGCAAATAAACATAAGGATAAAATAGTTAAGAGTTTCCAAAGACATGGATTAGTTAATATATTTTCAAGCTATGGGATTCAATAATGATttggactaaataataatttttcttttaaaaaacccACGTACTCAACCGTTGGTAACCGTCGATAACTGGTCCCAAATCCTTCCAATCAATTTCAAAAGTTTCTGTGCAAATGCAAGTTTCAGGTTCTCTCTCTCACGATCCCTCATGGCAATTCGATATCTCATTCGCATCTTGGGttttttttccctcttcttCCCCGCATTTGAATCTTCAACCTCAGGTACTCATGGAAATCTTTCCTCTCTGATTATCACTTGCTTGAAAAATTCGTGATAAAGTCCTGTAATCTCTGGCAGATAAAGCAAAAGTTCCAAATTTCGCTTTCAGTTGGTTAAATGACAACAACACATTCCAAGCTGGGGATACTGCAGCCATAAAGATCATAGTACTGGGAGAGTTTGACAGTAAAGGAAATGCTTCACTTGATAAGAATGCTTTCAATCCTACACTCACAGTGAATGGGAAGAAAGGAAATAGTTCTTTCGTTTCTGGGGTTTTCCTGGATACTTCAGGGGATACCAGTACCTGGAGAATTACTTTTGCTCCAATCAGAGTTGGGGTCTTTAATGTCTTCATCAATGATGATCCTTTCAAAGTATTTGATTCATCTCTCCATTACGAAGCTCTGCCAGGTCCTAATATGCAATCTTTAGCATTTAACTTCTATTTTCGCTTATTTAGATATGTAAGTTAGAACTTGTTTGAAGAAAAATGTTTTCCCTAGCAATCAATTTGAGCCTGCAATCTATGACAGAAGGATTTTGTTTTATCTTCCATTTTATTTTGGCTTTGTGCTCTATCTCGGTTTTACTAGTTGTTTTGGATTAAGGGAAGTTAAATTGTTGGTGAAGTGCTATTGATTAATTTAACACTTGTGCTCTTGCTCATTATGATAATACTCTGCAAATCAACTCTTTGTGAAATCTTATAATCTGCTGTTATATTTTGTTCAAGGGCTTGTATAATGTCAAGTACACATAAATGCATACTAACTGAAGTTGCTATTTCCATTCAAGGGAAAATTTATCCATCTGTCTGCATAGCATTATGGATGggatttttaaatgagtttgaagCTGGTGAAAGAGCTACTATTTTCATTCTTCCTAGAGATGCATTTGGGAATGATGTTTCTTCAACTGGTGAAGAATTAAATTCCTATAATTTTACAGTTAGTGTGCTTTATGCGAATGGTTCCCTTGCCAATGTTCCAAACATCACTCACGTTGGTTGGAATGAGCTTGGGATTATTAGCATTGAGTTtattgcagaaaaagctggagaCCTTTTATTGCATGTGAAAGGAGGAAAGCAAACTTTGAATGGCTCTCCACTTCCGTTGAAAGTGAATCCAGGTGATTGTGCTGTAGCTAGCCATTTGTTCATAGCTTGTATTAGAGGGATTCTTTTTGTAAATAAGAGTTATTTTTTCATGAATTCACCAGTAAATCTTTCTCAAGGTTTTCTTTCTTGAGATATTGAAATTGATGAGGTGTATTGCAAACTCACAGCATCAACTCAGCATTGTCTTGAAGTCCATTCTTGTTAACATGCCATAGATGGTTGCATTATTTCTGTGAATTGGGGTGCTTTCTCACTTTTATCATCAGTTTCTACATGAAATTTCACTGTGAAGGTTAATTTGTACAGGGGAAGAGAAGGGTAAAAAGGGGAAAACTCATTAGTGTCATATCCAAATTGTGATGCTGATACAAAATAGCTCCCAAGCCCATGTTGAAAATGTTTCTGTTGATGCTGTTTGACATGAGCTAACATGGAATTTAAGTTTTCTCTTGTAAAAAGCATGAAGtaattctctttttctttttgactcTTTAGAACCGTCTTTTTCCAGGTCCTCTAGACATTTCCAATTGCCTACCAAAATGGAAGTTTGAGACAAATGCTTGGCAAATATTTTCCAAAATGGAAATTTTTATACATCAGCAAGATCAGTATGGGAACCTTGTTTCTGGACTATATGAATTTGATGCTGATATTGTTGAAAGAGAGACAAATCTGACTATACCAGTTGCAGATTTGCACTTTGAAGATGTGGTTCCAGGAATACAGTTATTCTCTTTCAGTCTATTAGAACCGGGAAACTTCTTGCTCACTATATCTGATTTGGAGCATAATAGAAGCATCGCCAATATGCCGTTTGCTTATACTGTCTTTATAGGTGTATAACTTATctgctaattattttttttttttggaaagtcTAATGATGTTAGTATTGAGCTCTTGCTTTTATCTACCCTACTCCCGCaatatttcttttccttttccctTCTAGAATGCAACAAATGTTTGGTCTACTAGTTATTGATTATGACTGTTGCCATTGGCAGGGAGGCCAAATTAAGTTTTGATTCTAGTAGGTGACAAGCAGTGCTTGATGCTATTGCCTATATATATAATGTAACTATTTCTTTCTGAAATCATCACAATATTAATTATGTTTCAATTTAACAGGTTATTGTGATGGATCAGCCAGCATTGTCAACGGATCTGGTTTAAATGATTCCATTGCTGGTGAAATTTCACAGTTTTCAGTCTATTTGTTTGACATTTTTCAATATCCTGCTTTCGTTGAACTAGGAAGCATTAAAGTGCAGATTGTAAGGGAAAATGATTCCTATTATGTGCAGCCAAGCATTGTTCCAATCATCAATGGTATCtgatattataatttctttCCTTTTGATGAACAATTTTAACAGTGGTTCACAAGGAGGCATGCATGTCTTATACAGGAAATGGACCTGCTCAAGAACTCAGCCACACAGAAATTTCTCCAGCACCATCTGATGTTACAATGAACATTGTAAGTTGTACTTAATTATTTCTTTCAGTCCATTGTTGAGAAATCTGACATTCTTTCCTTcttctctttgattcagtctGCTGGACACTTTGAAGTTGCAGCCAGTGTTTTTCATGTGACTTATACTGCTGAGAAGAGTGGGATCTATGAAATATATGTATTTTGTGGAAATATTTTACTGAGTGGTGTTCAATCATTCAGAAAGGAAGTTAAAGCAGGTTATTCTTATATTTATGTTTTGGGTTAGTCTCACTTCTAATTTACATTTCTTCCTTTCATCTGTCACTAGTACCACGGTGAATGcataaatttaatcaaaattgtGATCAATTTATGTCAATTAGAGATTACTGagagataatttaaaattaaatttgatgttTTTAGCCATAAGAACACTAAAACTAAAAAACAAATTTTTGAAACAGATTTTTCAATAACATCTAAAAATTGGGggctttattaaaaatttagcgCTGCAACGACAATGTCAAGCAGGCACTAAAGCTTTAGAAAActgaattgagtttttgaatgtgTAATAATAAGGTCAATTTGCACTTTAGTAATGAAAATGCAGATAAGAAACAAACTGTTTGGACTAATGTATGATTTTTCACATTTTGTTAATTTGTATGGGAATagaataattttcaaaaaaatttggtATTCAAGCTAACGTTGCACTTGCAATACAATTCATAGTTTTCAAAAGTGGTTTGGGTTGGGTTAACTGGGAATCAAACCACTGACATTCTGGTTTAAAATAGGTTTCTTTCTACTAATGAAAATAGAATTCTTGCCCACTAGGGTTTTTGAACTCAAGACATAAAATCTgtgttttttttcctttccaTCTAATCAACTTACATCCTTAGTATAAGcttgtcaattttttttaaaaaatcttttacatttataatataattctttttaatCTCGTATTTTTTTTCACGAAAAGCAAAGGTGTACAATTGAACTTCAAGTCGGtaaattattagtttttatttcaGTGTTTCATTTTGCATGTATGGTTGCTACTTGCTAGTTACTGCTTCACTGGTGTAGTTACCTTCTTTTTTTCCCCTtcttgtttgatttttttaattttttaatctataATAATGGTTACCCCATGTAATTGCGTGCAGTTTCTCCCTTGATTTTCTGCTAAATTTTTTCTTGCTTTTCATAGGTAAGGTTGATGTATCTCTTTCAAAAGTTGTGAAATTTTCTCCCAAGGTGCCAAAGCTGATTGAAAATGAAATGTGGGTGCAACTAATGGATTCATTTTCTAATCATGTCTTGTCCCAACAGTCACTGCTAAAACTAGAGATTGCTGTAAATAGGTCTGGTTTTTCAACAGAAATGTTTGTTGATAATAATGATGGGTCATATACTTGTCAATATATGGCTAAGGATGTTGGAACCTATGAGATGTGTGTTTCATTTGATGGCTTACATCTCATGCCCTGCCCCTTTGGAGTCAATGTGTATGGTGGTAAGTTATAAATATGTCAATATATATTAATCTCGTCAATACAAACAAactatcattaatttaaatgctttatgatttgGTGGTACATTTAGTATAGCAAGATGAACTTGATTTGTCCTCATAGCATGGTGACTTTAGGATGTTTGAACTTTGTTAAGttttatagaaaattattattgtaattCTAAGAAAACTGCCAAAGCCAAGGCTATACTTGGTAGAGCATAGTGGAATGTTGCAACTATAATACAATGGATTATTTGATTGCCTCACATTCCATTACATTTTACGATATATAATCGATATTCTTAGATTTCTAACTAGTAAAAATGGCATGATTTGATTTGTTCAAGAAAACCATAAGGCAATACTTTATGACTAAGGGGCCATAAAGCTTGTGCTAGGTTCAGATTAAGATGGTCAACTCTTTTTAGAATATTTGTTTGATCCAACAAAATATGATATATTACATGGCCAAATTAATTTGCACTGATTTGTGAGTGCAATAGCAACTTTGCTAAAAAGAGAAGTATTAAGATTATGGACTTATAAGAATGATATATACAACAACATAACTATGAATGAAGTAGAAAAGTAAAAAAACAGGAGCAAAAGGGTTTATTACTTAAATAAAGGAGATTATCAAGACTAAGTATTATAAATAGTAttattctttttcccttttccaATTGCATGTAAGAAGATCCCCATTACGTATAGGTTATTTGGTGAGATATTTTatgtttactttttaaaaattatgaaataagtgATTTATCATTTTGaacaaaattgataaaatttacagATATAGTTTTTTGAATGAGACAATGAGACATTTCAGCACTTTTTCCATGGCAGTGATGTATTTGTGATTATCAAAGTGGAGATACCAAAaagctttctttctttctttcttttttataccATTTCTTAATAATGGGTTCTTTaaatactaatttaattttcattataaggaaaatatttgatatttctaaAATAGCTACTTTCAATATTCTACAGGTGAATATTTTCCTAAGGCTTATGATGATAAAATATCTGTTTGGGAGGATGAGTCTATTGCTTTTGATGTTTTAGCAAATGACTACTTTGCTGGACATAATGCAAGCATTGTTGAATTCTCgaaagtaagaaaaaaaaatcagtttgCCTTTGAAGTTTGCTTATATTACTGATTTATTCCTTGGAAGTGCTTTTTGGAAAATTGACTTGCTGTTTTACATTGTAATTTTTCAGCCAAATTGTGGTTCACTTTTACAGGATGGACAGTTCTTTAGATACACCCCCTATCAAAATTATTATGGGAATGACTCTTTTATGTATACAATATCAGATGTAAATGGCAATCTTGCTTTTGCTACTGTAAGCATTGATGTCCTCAATATCCCTCCCCAGTTTATTTCATTTCCAAGTCAGCTGCAAGCAACTGAGGACATGATAAGCCCTAGATATGGGTATCATAATTTATCACTAAACTTTATTAATATGCTCAGCATTTTGAAGTTTCAAAATGGCTGATGTATTACTGGGTGTATGCTCTTCTAATGTTATGATTCTTGCACATTGCAGTGGTTTCTCAGGGTTTGAGATTAGGTCTTCTGATCCAATGGAGAACATTTCTGTCACTCTTAGAGCAGACTTTGGGACTCTGTTTTTATCGCCCCTGCTGATGCAATTTTGGGATCCAATTTGGGGGAAATTTTTAGTTAAGAGAGAAGATGATGAAGCAAAGAGTTTGACCTTAGAGGGATGTGTAGATGTGATGAATCTAGCACTTCAGTCAATTCAATATCTCGGGTACTATCTACTTATCCTATTGTTTACATTCATGAAGTCACTGGACCAGTAGTTCAATGACTGCCTGTCTGATAATGCTGTATCTGGGAGTGAAACACCTCCCCTATGACTGAATGGGAGGACAAAGCAGTTAAATATTAGTTAATACTTGTAGCAGGATTTGGGATTTTTGAACCTAACACCCAATTTATGTTAAGTAAGAACAAGAAAAGAGAAGCAACGATAACCACATTTTGTGGCTTTATTTCCTTTGCAGGACATAGATATGCACCAATGATCTGTGATATTTTCATGGCATAAATCTCTCTCAACTTAATATTTTCTTGATCTGGTCTTTATCATGTGTGATTAACGTTCTTTCCCACCATATTCAGAAATGTGAATTTCAGCGGCAATGATACTGTTCGTTTTTCTGCCAACAACAAGAATGGGATAAATGAGATTGCAGTTCCAGCTTTTGTACAATCTATCAATGATCCTCCATTTATTAACGTCCccaaatttatcatattaaagGGAAAGGAGGATAAGTTGCTGATCTTTGACAAAGCTAGGGACAAGTTTGAGTTCTGTGTTGGAGATCCAGATCTTCTTAATTTCCCTGGTATGTATATGGATGTTTTCTTTAACATTGGAATTGGTTGGacgttaaaattttatattaaattaaatcttatTGTACTTCTTTGAAATGTAGATTTACCCATTTGAAGTTTAAGTAGCTTACACCATAAATGATAAATTTCAAATTGAGTGAATTCCATTCGTATCTGAATCTGTGTTTCTATTGACAACTGAATGGTCGATAATGATGAATTTTCATTTATAATGAAATCAAATTAGCTAGATGAAAATTGAGTAAAAATCCACTGTTTTTTTTTAGACGGTGACATTTTAGTTCTTGAAATGAGGTAGACTTGTTTGAAATGTCTTCTGGGGAATTTATTTCTGTTTGTTTATATGTTTCAGGCAAAAAGTCTCACTTTATAGTCGCATTTTCTGTTGAAGTTAATGATGGATTTCTAATAACCAGCCTACCAGCTGAACTTATAGATACAACTGAACTGAAGCTAATTAATAACTATCAGTGGCAACCTCTTCAGACATATGTTACTatttcaaaacattttatggTCAAAGCTCATGGAATCAGATTTCGGGGGACAATTAATGATTGCAACCTTGTCATGCAACAACTCTCATATCATGT
This sequence is a window from Manihot esculenta cultivar AM560-2 chromosome 4, M.esculenta_v8, whole genome shotgun sequence. Protein-coding genes within it:
- the LOC110612536 gene encoding protein GAMETE EXPRESSED 2-like isoform X1, with the protein product MAIRYLIRILGFFSLFFPAFESSTSDKAKVPNFAFSWLNDNNTFQAGDTAAIKIIVLGEFDSKGNASLDKNAFNPTLTVNGKKGNSSFVSGVFLDTSGDTSTWRITFAPIRVGVFNVFINDDPFKVFDSSLHYEALPGKIYPSVCIALWMGFLNEFEAGERATIFILPRDAFGNDVSSTGEELNSYNFTVSVLYANGSLANVPNITHVGWNELGIISIEFIAEKAGDLLLHVKGGKQTLNGSPLPLKVNPGPLDISNCLPKWKFETNAWQIFSKMEIFIHQQDQYGNLVSGLYEFDADIVERETNLTIPVADLHFEDVVPGIQLFSFSLLEPGNFLLTISDLEHNRSIANMPFAYTVFIGYCDGSASIVNGSGLNDSIAGEISQFSVYLFDIFQYPAFVELGSIKVQIVRENDSYYVQPSIVPIINGNGPAQELSHTEISPAPSDVTMNISAGHFEVAASVFHVTYTAEKSGIYEIYVFCGNILLSGVQSFRKEVKAGKVDVSLSKVVKFSPKVPKLIENEMWVQLMDSFSNHVLSQQSLLKLEIAVNRSGFSTEMFVDNNDGSYTCQYMAKDVGTYEMCVSFDGLHLMPCPFGVNVYGGEYFPKAYDDKISVWEDESIAFDVLANDYFAGHNASIVEFSKPNCGSLLQDGQFFRYTPYQNYYGNDSFMYTISDVNGNLAFATVSIDVLNIPPQFISFPSQLQATEDMISPRYGGFSGFEIRSSDPMENISVTLRADFGTLFLSPLLMQFWDPIWGKFLVKREDDEAKSLTLEGCVDVMNLALQSIQYLGNVNFSGNDTVRFSANNKNGINEIAVPAFVQSINDPPFINVPKFIILKGKEDKLLIFDKARDKFEFCVGDPDLLNFPGKKSHFIVAFSVEVNDGFLITSLPAELIDTTELKLINNYQWQPLQTYVTISKHFMVKAHGIRFRGTINDCNLVMQQLSYHGGENGAVLTLKVNDMGNYGCYSDCTDNISIPLHVKATVNLIRKRPMSSLAVHTLGSVVIIEFLMVLSFGVVLLFFTCKCAILLVNERSSFKFQNSKQSTLRNSQKESSSADLSEKTTDLTGGCSQYLSIYHRTSSFRQRSSRQFEIAESGQDIHSPSQSTRGYHLQALPDFMPLAIEKGS
- the LOC110612536 gene encoding protein GAMETE EXPRESSED 2-like isoform X7, translating into MAIRYLIRILGFFSLFFPAFESSTSDKAKVPNFAFSWLNDNNTFQAGDTAAIKIIVLGEFDSKGNASLDKNAFNPTLTVNGKKGNSSFVSGVFLDTSGDTSTWRITFAPIRVGVFNVFINDDPFKVFDSSLHYEALPGKIYPSVCIALWMGFLNEFEAGERATIFILPRDAFGNDVSSTGEELNSYNFTVSVLYANGSLANVPNITHVGWNELGIISIEFIAEKAGDLLLHVKGGKQTLNGSPLPLKVNPGPLDISNCLPKWKFETNAWQIFSKMEIFIHQQDQYGNLVSGLYEFDADIVERETNLTIPVADLHFEDVVPGIQLFSFSLLEPGNFLLTISDLEHNRSIANMPFAYTVFIGYCDGSASIVNGSGLNDSIAGEISQFSVYLFDIFQYPAFVELGSIKVQIVRENDSYYVQPSIVPIINGNGPAQELSHTEISPAPSDVTMNISAGHFEVAASVFHVTYTAEKSGIYEIYVFCGNILLSGVQSFRKEVKAGEYFPKAYDDKISVWEDESIAFDVLANDYFAGHNASIVEFSKDGQFFRYTPYQNYYGNDSFMYTISDVNGNLAFATVSIDVLNIPPQFISFPSQLQATEDMISPRYGGFSGFEIRSSDPMENISVTLRADFGTLFLSPLLMQFWDPIWGKFLVKREDDEAKSLTLEGCVDVMNLALQSIQYLGNVNFSGNDTVRFSANNKNGINEIAVPAFVQSINDPPFINVPKFIILKGKEDKLLIFDKARDKFEFCVGDPDLLNFPGKKSHFIVAFSVEVNDGFLITSLPAELIDTTELKLINNYQWQPLQTYVTISKHFMVKAHGIRFRGTINDCNLVMQQLSYHGGENGAVLTLKVNDMGNYGCYSDCTDNISIPLHVKATVNLIRKRPMSSLAVHTLGSVVIIEFLMVLSFGVVLLFFTCKCAILLVNERSSFKFQNSKQSTLRNSQKESSSADLSEKTTDLTGGCSQYLSIYHRTSSFRQRSSRQFEIAESGQDIHSPSQSTRGYHLQALPDFMPLAIEKGS
- the LOC110612536 gene encoding protein GAMETE EXPRESSED 2-like isoform X5; the protein is MAIRYLIRILGFFSLFFPAFESSTSDKAKVPNFAFSWLNDNNTFQAGDTAAIKIIVLGEFDSKGNASLDKNAFNPTLTVNGKKGNSSFVSGVFLDTSGDTSTWRITFAPIRVGVFNVFINDDPFKVFDSSLHYEALPGKIYPSVCIALWMGFLNEFEAGERATIFILPRDAFGNDVSSTGEELNSYNFTVSVLYANGSLANVPNITHVGWNELGIISIEFIAEKAGDLLLHVKGGKQTLNGSPLPLKVNPGPLDISNCLPKWKFETNAWQIFSKMEIFIHQQDQYGNLVSGLYEFDADIVERETNLTIPVADLHFEDVVPGIQLFSFSLLEPGNFLLTISDLEHNRSIANMPFAYTVFIGYCDGSASIVNGSGLNDSIAGEISQFSVYLFDIFQYPAFVELGSIKVQIVRENDSYYVQPSIVPIINGNGPAQELSHTEISPAPSDVTMNISAGHFEVAASVFHVTYTAEKSGIYEIYVFCGNILLSGVQSFRKEVKAGEYFPKAYDDKISVWEDESIAFDVLANDYFAGHNASIVEFSKPNCGSLLQDGQFFRYTPYQNYYGNDSFMYTISDVNGNLAFATVSIDVLNIPPQFISFPSQLQATEDMISPRYGGFSGFEIRSSDPMENISVTLRADFGTLFLSPLLMQFWDPIWGKFLVKREDDEAKSLTLEGCVDVMNLALQSIQYLGNVNFSGNDTVRFSANNKNGINEIAVPAFVQSINDPPFINVPKFIILKGKEDKLLIFDKARDKFEFCVGDPDLLNFPGKKSHFIVAFSVEVNDGFLITSLPAELIDTTELKLINNYQWQPLQTYVTISKHFMVKAHGIRFRGTINDCNLVMQQLSYHGGENGAVLTLKVNDMGNYGCYSDCTDNISIPLHVKATVNLIRKRPMSSLAVHTLGSVVIIEFLMVLSFGVVLLFFTCKCAILLVNERSSFKFQNSKQSTLRNSQKESSSADLSEKTTDLTGGCSQYLSIYHRTSSFRQRSSRQFEIAESGQDIHSPSQSTRGYHLQALPDFMPLAIEKGS
- the LOC110612536 gene encoding protein GAMETE EXPRESSED 2-like isoform X6; protein product: MAIRYLIRILGFFSLFFPAFESSTSDKAKVPNFAFSWLNDNNTFQAGDTAAIKIIVLGEFDSKGNASLDKNAFNPTLTVNGKKGNSSFVSGVFLDTSGDTSTWRITFAPIRVGVFNVFINDDPFKVFDSSLHYEALPGKIYPSVCIALWMGFLNEFEAGERATIFILPRDAFGNDVSSTGEELNSYNFTVSVLYANGSLANVPNITHVGWNELGIISIEFIAEKAGDLLLHVKGGKQTLNGSPLPLKVNPGYCDGSASIVNGSGLNDSIAGEISQFSVYLFDIFQYPAFVELGSIKVQIVRENDSYYVQPSIVPIINGNGPAQELSHTEISPAPSDVTMNISAGHFEVAASVFHVTYTAEKSGIYEIYVFCGNILLSGVQSFRKEVKAGKVDVSLSKVVKFSPKVPKLIENEMWVQLMDSFSNHVLSQQSLLKLEIAVNRSGFSTEMFVDNNDGSYTCQYMAKDVGTYEMCVSFDGLHLMPCPFGVNVYGGEYFPKAYDDKISVWEDESIAFDVLANDYFAGHNASIVEFSKPNCGSLLQDGQFFRYTPYQNYYGNDSFMYTISDVNGNLAFATVSIDVLNIPPQFISFPSQLQATEDMISPRYGGFSGFEIRSSDPMENISVTLRADFGTLFLSPLLMQFWDPIWGKFLVKREDDEAKSLTLEGCVDVMNLALQSIQYLGNVNFSGNDTVRFSANNKNGINEIAVPAFVQSINDPPFINVPKFIILKGKEDKLLIFDKARDKFEFCVGDPDLLNFPGKKSHFIVAFSVEVNDGFLITSLPAELIDTTELKLINNYQWQPLQTYVTISKHFMVKAHGIRFRGTINDCNLVMQQLSYHGGENGAVLTLKVNDMGNYGCYSDCTDNISIPLHVKATVNLIRKRPMSSLAVHTLGSVVIIEFLMVLSFGVVLLFFTCKCAILLVNERSSFKFQNSKQSTLRNSQKESSSADLSEKTTDLTGGCSQYLSIYHRTSSFRQRSSRQFEIAESGQDIHSPSQSTRGYHLQALPDFMPLAIEKGS
- the LOC110612536 gene encoding protein GAMETE EXPRESSED 2-like isoform X4; this translates as MAIRYLIRILGFFSLFFPAFESSTSDKAKVPNFAFSWLNDNNTFQAGDTAAIKIIVLGEFDSKGNASLDKNAFNPTLTVNGKKGNSSFVSGVFLDTSGDTSTWRITFAPIRVGVFNVFINDDPFKVFDSSLHYEALPEKAGDLLLHVKGGKQTLNGSPLPLKVNPGPLDISNCLPKWKFETNAWQIFSKMEIFIHQQDQYGNLVSGLYEFDADIVERETNLTIPVADLHFEDVVPGIQLFSFSLLEPGNFLLTISDLEHNRSIANMPFAYTVFIGYCDGSASIVNGSGLNDSIAGEISQFSVYLFDIFQYPAFVELGSIKVQIVRENDSYYVQPSIVPIINGNGPAQELSHTEISPAPSDVTMNISAGHFEVAASVFHVTYTAEKSGIYEIYVFCGNILLSGVQSFRKEVKAGKVDVSLSKVVKFSPKVPKLIENEMWVQLMDSFSNHVLSQQSLLKLEIAVNRSGFSTEMFVDNNDGSYTCQYMAKDVGTYEMCVSFDGLHLMPCPFGVNVYGGEYFPKAYDDKISVWEDESIAFDVLANDYFAGHNASIVEFSKPNCGSLLQDGQFFRYTPYQNYYGNDSFMYTISDVNGNLAFATVSIDVLNIPPQFISFPSQLQATEDMISPRYGGFSGFEIRSSDPMENISVTLRADFGTLFLSPLLMQFWDPIWGKFLVKREDDEAKSLTLEGCVDVMNLALQSIQYLGNVNFSGNDTVRFSANNKNGINEIAVPAFVQSINDPPFINVPKFIILKGKEDKLLIFDKARDKFEFCVGDPDLLNFPGKKSHFIVAFSVEVNDGFLITSLPAELIDTTELKLINNYQWQPLQTYVTISKHFMVKAHGIRFRGTINDCNLVMQQLSYHGGENGAVLTLKVNDMGNYGCYSDCTDNISIPLHVKATVNLIRKRPMSSLAVHTLGSVVIIEFLMVLSFGVVLLFFTCKCAILLVNERSSFKFQNSKQSTLRNSQKESSSADLSEKTTDLTGGCSQYLSIYHRTSSFRQRSSRQFEIAESGQDIHSPSQSTRGYHLQALPDFMPLAIEKGS
- the LOC110612536 gene encoding protein GAMETE EXPRESSED 2-like isoform X2; this translates as MAIRYLIRILGFFSLFFPAFESSTSDKAKVPNFAFSWLNDNNTFQAGDTAAIKIIVLGEFDSKGNASLDKNAFNPTLTVNGKKGNSSFVSGVFLDTSGDTSTWRITFAPIRVGVFNVFINDDPFKVFDSSLHYEALPGKIYPSVCIALWMGFLNEFEAGERATIFILPRDAFGNDVSSTGEELNSYNFTVSVLYANGSLANVPNITHVGWNELGIISIEFIAEKAGDLLLHVKGGKQTLNGSPLPLKVNPGPLDISNCLPKWKFETNAWQIFSKMEIFIHQQDQYGNLVSGLYEFDADIVERETNLTIPVADLHFEDVVPGIQLFSFSLLEPGNFLLTISDLEHNRSIANMPFAYTVFIGYCDGSASIVNGSGLNDSIAGEISQFSVYLFDIFQYPAFVELGSIKVQIVRENDSYYVQPSIVPIINGNGPAQELSHTEISPAPSDVTMNISAGHFEVAASVFHVTYTAEKSGIYEIYVFCGNILLSGVQSFRKEVKAGKVDVSLSKVVKFSPKVPKLIENEMWVQLMDSFSNHVLSQQSLLKLEIAVNRSGFSTEMFVDNNDGSYTCQYMAKDVGTYEMCVSFDGLHLMPCPFGVNVYGGEYFPKAYDDKISVWEDESIAFDVLANDYFAGHNASIVEFSKDGQFFRYTPYQNYYGNDSFMYTISDVNGNLAFATVSIDVLNIPPQFISFPSQLQATEDMISPRYGGFSGFEIRSSDPMENISVTLRADFGTLFLSPLLMQFWDPIWGKFLVKREDDEAKSLTLEGCVDVMNLALQSIQYLGNVNFSGNDTVRFSANNKNGINEIAVPAFVQSINDPPFINVPKFIILKGKEDKLLIFDKARDKFEFCVGDPDLLNFPGKKSHFIVAFSVEVNDGFLITSLPAELIDTTELKLINNYQWQPLQTYVTISKHFMVKAHGIRFRGTINDCNLVMQQLSYHGGENGAVLTLKVNDMGNYGCYSDCTDNISIPLHVKATVNLIRKRPMSSLAVHTLGSVVIIEFLMVLSFGVVLLFFTCKCAILLVNERSSFKFQNSKQSTLRNSQKESSSADLSEKTTDLTGGCSQYLSIYHRTSSFRQRSSRQFEIAESGQDIHSPSQSTRGYHLQALPDFMPLAIEKGS